A part of Gambusia affinis linkage group LG19, SWU_Gaff_1.0, whole genome shotgun sequence genomic DNA contains:
- the LOC122821361 gene encoding serine-rich adhesin for platelets-like: protein MAFPADGSPMLEGHEDNGKDHGKMWSKETDMVSEDHGEGLRCSSPAQSVDCVTISSGSSTTSSSGSSTTSSSSSSTTSSSGSSTSSSSEDEVGNDCTTSSNKDEVDNKDQDDLNSRLRVVQVLPSNIKFLWGIGVLEQSLKHLNSKFDQLGSAADRATAPSLRWHAEILEILPPDFKYIKDVGVAQKPQEDTAPCTSLEFTSELDKPEEPILRPENSRPIGTSQYHQGGMKKNRASLTSGRTRSTTQKVNSAKEDDPPLKLSFGTVLPSSFKFTTELDKPEEPILRPENSRPIGTSQYHQGGMKKNRASLTSGRTRSTTQKVNSAKEDDPPLKLSFGTVLPSSFKFTTELDKPEEPILRPENSTPIGTSQHHQIGLEEDRALLTSCRARSTTQKVDSAKEDDPPSKLSFGTVLPSSFKFTSELDKPEEPILRPKDSSPISASPQPLAGWRNLVASLTSDRAKRTTKKVDDAKENDPSSKPSDQVGLKEDVAHATSVTGISGKTTKDSDAEEQPPAKRTSDTFAEEELSNKWTGNSDDAKEEPPAKRSKDTLAEKEIPSKRTRDSVAEVKLPAKRTRNSDDPKQEPSAKRIRENQTEDVLPSKKTRDSVAEVKPPAKRTRNSDDSKQEPSAKRIRENQTEDVLPSKRTRDSVAEVKLPAKRTRNSDDPKQEPSAKRIRENQTEDVLPSKRTRDSVTEEEPPAKRTRDTAAEEEPPAKRTRDTVAEEEPPAKMIRYTLAEEEFPAKTAQWYNEDPIWGEVLERIGRRMAWRYGKEWENEPIPSTPLFIPYRKTDHEDPILLSPVLSPSPATSCEDPGLSSPVLSPSYTMARKLPVLLSPILSPSPSTSCGNPGLSSPILRPSCKMPHKRPVSSSPVLSPLRGTMHEDPFLSSPDVSPSPSTQCEDPVLSPRVFSQPPRMPCEDLILSPRVFSPSPSTYCENLSSPDFRFWMETEKDIEEEQTPSTSGGTIAKESSRHVWFRPRYVLSSDSD, encoded by the coding sequence ATGGCGTTTCCAGCAGATGGATCCCCGATGTTGGAGGGACATGAAGACAATGGTAAGGATCACGGTAAGATGTGGTCAAAAGAAACCGACATGGTTTCTGAAGACCACGGAGAGGGGTTGAGGTGTAGTTCACCTGCGCAGTCTGTGGACTGTGTTACCATCTCCAGTGGTAGCAGTACTACCAGTTCTAGTGGTAGCTCTACTACTAGCTCCAGCAGTAGCTCTACTACCAGCTCCAGCGGTAGTTCTACTTCCAGCTCAAGTGAAGACGAGGTAGGTAATGACTGTACTACCAGCTCCAATAAAGACGAGGTAGACAATAAAGACCAGGACGACCTTAATTCCAGACTTCGGGTCGTCCAGGTCCTTCCATCAAACATTAAATTCCTGTGGGGCATAGGAGTGCTTGAACAGTCATTGAAACATCTCAATTCAAAGTTTGATCAGCTGGGCTCAGCTGCGGACCGTGCCACTGCTCCGTCACTGCGCTGGCACGCTGAGATTCTTGAGATTCTTCCCCCAGATTTCAAATACATAAAAGACGTTGGGGTAGCTCAGAAGCCTCAAGAAGACACGGCTCCGTGCACTTCACTTGAATTCACATCTGAACTTGACAAACCGGAAGAGCCCATTTTGCGACCAGAGAACTCCAGACCTATCGGTACATCGCAATATCATCAGGGAGGTATGAAAAAGAACAGAGCTTCTTTGACTTCTGGCCGCACTAGGAGCACTACACAGAAGGTGAATTCTGCAAAGGAGGACGACCCACCATTAAAGCTTAGTTTTGGTACAGTTCTTCCTTCCAGCTTTAAATTCACAACTGAACTTGACAAACCAGAAGAGCCCATTTTGCGACCAGAGAACTCCAGACCTATCGGTACCTCGCAATATCATCAGGGAGGGATGAAAAAGAACAGAGCTTCTTTGACTTCTGGCCGCACTAGGAGCACTACACAGAAGGTGAATTCTGCAAAGGAGGACGACCCACCATTAAAGCTTAGTTTTGGTACAGTTCTTCCTTCCAGCTTTAAATTCACAACTGAACTTGACAAACCAGAAGAGCCCATTTTGCGACCAGAGAACTCCACACCTATCGGTACCTCGCAACATCATCAAATAGGTTTGGAAGAGGACAGGGCTTTGTTGACTTCCTGCCGTGCCAGGAGCACTACACAGAAGGTGGATTCTGCGAAGGAGGACGACCCACCATCAAAGCTTAGTTTTGGTACAGTTCTTCCTTCCAGCTTTAAATTCACATCTGAACTTGACAAACCTGAAGAGCCCATTTTGCGTCCAAAGGACTCCAGTCCTATCAGTGCCTCGCCACAACCTCTGGCAGGTTGGAGAAATTTAGTGGCTTCTTTGACTTCCGACCGCGCCAAGAGAACTACAAAGAAGGTGGATGATGCGAAGGAGAACGACCCATCATCAAAGCCTAGTGATCAGGTAGGTCTGAAAGAGGACGTGGCTCATGCGACATCTGTGACTGGCATAAGCGGAAAGACGACAAAGGACAGTGATGCTGAAGAGCAGCCCCCAGCCAAGAGGACTAGCGACACCTTTGCTGAAGAGGAGCTCTCCAACAAGTGGACCGGGAATAGTGATGATGCTAAAGAGGAGCCCCCAGCCAAGAGGAGTAAGGACACTCTTGCTGAAAAGGAGATCCCCTCCAAGAGGACCAGGGACAGTGTTGCTGAAGTGAAACTCCCAGCCAAGAGGACCAGGAATAGTGATGATCCTAAACAGGAGCCCTCTGCCAAGAGGATCAGGGAGAATCAAACTGAAGATGTGCTCCCCTCCAAGAAGACCAGGGACAGTGTTGCTGAAGTGAAACCCCCAGCCAAAAGGACCAGGAATAGTGATGATTCTAAACAGGAGCCCTCAGCCAAGAGAATCAGGGAGAATCAAACTGAAGATGTGCTCCCTTCCAAGAGGACCAGGGACAGTGTTGCTGAAGTGAAACTCCCAGCCAAGAGGACCAGGAATAGTGATGATCCTAAACAGGAGCCCTCTGCCAAGAGAATCAGGGAGAATCAAACTGAAGATGTGCTCCCTTCCAAGAGGACCAGGGACAGTGTTACTGAAGAGGAGCCCCCAGCCAAGAGGACTAGAGACACTGCTGCTGAAGAGGAGCCCCCAGCCAAGAGGACTAGAGACACTGTTGCTGAAGAGGAGCCCCCAGCAAAGATGATTAGATACACGCTTGCTGAAGAGGAGTTCCCAGCCAAGACTGCACAGTGGTACAATGAGGATCCCATTTGGGGCGAGGTCCTTGAAAGAATCGGCAGAAGGATGGCATGGAGGTATGGTAAAGAATGGGAGAACGAGCCCATTCCGTCAACTCCTCTGTTCATTCCCTACCGAAAGACAGACCATGAAGATCCTATTCTGTTATCCCCTGTCCTCAGTCCCTCACCAGCGACATCGTGTGAGGATCCTGGTCTGTCATCCCCTGTCCTCAGTCCCTCGTATACAATGGCACgtaaacttcctgttttgttatCCCCTATCCTCAGTCCCTCGCCAAGCACATCGTGTGGGAATCCTGGTCTGTCATCTCCCATCCTCAGACCCTCTTGTAAAATGCCACATAAACGTCCTGTTTCGTCATCCCCTGTCCTCAGTCCCTTACGAGGGACGATGCATGAGGATCCTTTTCTCTCATCCCCTGACGTCAGTCCCTCACCATCGACGCAATGTGAAGATCCCGTTTTGTCACCCCGTGTTTTCAGTCAACCACCGAGGATGCCATGTGAGGATCTCATTCTGTCACCCCGTGTTTTCAGTCCTTCACCATCAACATACTGTGAAAATTTGTCATCCCCTGACTTCCGTTTCTGGATGGAGACTGAAAAGGACATAGAAGAGGAACAAACACCTtcaacatctggtggaactatAGCAAAAGAAAGTTCCAGACACGTGTGGTTTAGACCTCGCTACGTTTTGTCAAGTGACTCTGATTAG